The genomic DNA GAAGGAATCGGGCGTTCGCATCGTGCCGCCGGCCGTGGCCCGCCGCGGCAGCTACATCGCCAAGGGCGCGATCCTGATGCCCTCCTACGTGAACATCGGCGCCTACGTGGGCGAAGGCACCATGGTCGACACCTGGGCCACCGTGGGTTCGTGCGCGCAGATCGGCGCCAATGTGCACCTGTCGGGCGGCGTCGGCATCGGCGGCGTGCTCGAGCCGCTGCAGGCCGGCCCCACCATCATCGAGGACAACTGCTTCATCGGCGCGCGCTCCGAAGTGGTCGAGGGCGTGGTGATCGAGGAGAACTCGGTGCTCGGCATGGGTGTGTACATCGGCCAGAGCACCCCGATCTTCAACCGCGACACCGGAGAGACTTCCTTCGGCCGCGTGCCGGCCGGCAGCGTCGTGATCAGCGGCAACCTGCCCAAGAAGACCAAGTCGGGTCAGGACTACAGCACCTACGCGGCGATCATCGTCAAGACGGTCGATGCGCAAACGCGCTCCAAGACCAGCCTGAACGACCTGCTGCGCGACTGATCGAGAAAACAACAGCACCCGAGGAGAGAGACCGATGAACATGATGGAGCGGATTCTTCGTTTGATGGCCGAGCGCAAGGCCTCCGACATCTACCTCTCGGCGCACTCCCCGGTGCTGATCCGCCTCAACGGCACCTGCGTGCCGATCAATGCCCAGGTGCTGCCGGCGGCCGCGCCGCTCGCGCTGCTGGCCGAGGTGGTGCCCGAAGCCCGCATCCAGGAGCTGGAGCGAACAGGCGAACTCAACATGGCCGTGATGCTCGAGGGCGCCGGCAACTACCGCATCAGCGCCATGCGCCAGCGCGGCAGCTATGCGGTGGTGGTGCGGCACATCGCCTCGACCATTCCGAGCTTTGCCGACCTGAACCTGCCCGACATCCTCAAGACGCTCATCATGGAGAAGCGCGGCCTGATCCTGATGGTGGGCGCGACCGGCGCGGGCAAGACCACCACGCTGGCCTCGATGCTCGACTACCGCAACGAGCACGCCACGGGCCACATCCTCACGGTGGAAGAACCCATCGAGTTCACCTACACCAACAAGAAGTCGCTGGTGAACCAGCGCGACGTGGGCAGCGACACCGAGTCGCTGCAGGTCGCGCTCAAGAACGCGCTGCGCCAGGCGCCCGACGTGATCCAGATCGGCGAGATCCGCGACCGCGAAACCATGACGGCCGCCATCGCCTATGCGCAGTCGGGCCACCTGTGCGTGGCCACGCTGCATGCCAATAACAGCTACCGCGCGCTCAACCGCATCCTGAGCTTCTTCCCGGTCGAGGTGCGCCCCACGCTGCTGGGCGACCTGGGATCGGCGCTGCGCGCCATCGTGTCGCAGCGGCTGCTGCGCACGCCCACCGGCGGCCGCGTGCCGGCGCTCGAGGTCATGCTCAACACGGCCCTGGTGGCCGAGCTGATCGAAAAGGGCGATTTCTCCGCCGTCAAGGAAGCCATGGAGCAGTCGATGGCCGAAGGCTCGCAGACCTTCGAGGAAGACATTGCCCGCCTCATCACCGAAGAGCGCGTGACGCGCGAGGAAGGCCTGGCCCAGGCCGACTCGCCCACCAACCTGATGTGGCGGCTGCAGAACCGCGCCGCGCCCAAGCAGAAGACCGAAGACCGCAACCTGACGGACCAGGTCGACGAACCTACTTTCACCGACATCACGCTCGACGTGAAGTTCTGAACACAGCCTTCCCCCGATGTCCCGTACCCTCCAGCTCGCCGAACAACTCATCTCGCGCCCCTCGGTCACCCCCGACGATGCGGGCTGCCAACAGATCCTCGGCGAACGGCTGGCACGGTTGGGCTTCACGCTCGAAACCATCGAAAGCGGCCCGCCCGATTTCCGCGTGACCAACCTGTGGGCGGTGCGCCGCCCGGCCGGCAGTGCGCCGACGAAGACGCTGGTGTTCGCGGGCCACACCGACGTGGTGCCCACGGGGCCGGTCGAGCAGTGGACCAGCCACCCGTTCACGCCCACCCACCGCGGCGGCAAGCTCTATGGCCGCGGCGCGTGCGACATGAAGACATCGGTCGCGGCCTTCGTGGTCTCGATCGAGGAGTTCCTTGCGGCCACGCCCGATCCCAGGCTCACGCTCGCGCTGCTGCTCACCAGCGACGAGGAAGGCCCGGGCGTCGACGGCACCGTCGTCGTCTGCAACGCGCTGGCTGCGCGCGGCGAAACCATCGACTACTGCATCGTCGGCGAGCCTACGGCCGTCGAGCGCTGCGGCGACATGATCAAGAACGGCCGCCGCGGCACCATGAGCGGCAAGCTCACGGTCCACGGTGTACAGGGCCACATCGCCTACCCGCACCTCGCGAAAAACCCGGTGCATGCCGTGGCGCCCGCGCTGGCGGAACTGGTGGCCATCAACGCCGCGGGCGGCTGGGATGCAGGCAGCGCCTACTTCCAGCCCACCAGCTGGCAGATCAGCAACTTTCATGCAGGCACCGGCGCGAGCAACGTGATTCCGGGCAGCGCGGTCATCGACTTCAACTTCCGCTTCTCGACCGAATCCACGCCCGAGTCGCTGCAGAAGCGCGTGCATGCGGTGCTCGATGCGCACGGCGTGGACTGCACGCTCGCCTGGACCATCGGCGGCCTGCCCTTCCTCACGACGCCCGGCGAACTCGTCACCGCCGTGCAGGCGGCCATTGCCGATGAAACCGGCATCGCCACCGAGCTCTCGACCAGCGGCGGCACCAGCGATGCGCGCTTCATCGCCAAGATCTGCAAGCAGGTGGTCGAGCTCGGCCCGGTCAACGCCAGCATCCACAAGATCGACGAGCACATCGACGTGGCCGAGATCGAGACACTCAAGAACATCTACAAGCGCACCCTGGAGCGCCTCGAAGCGTCGCTCGCCCGATGAGCACCGTTATCGAGCTGATCGAGGCCGGCGCCAAACGGCTGGAAGAAGCCGGCGTTGCCTTCGGCCACGGCACGGCCAACGCCTTCGACGAAGCCGCCTGGCTGGTGCTGTGGCGCCTGAAGCTGCCGCTGGACGACATCGATGCCGTGGCCGACAAGGCCGTCTCGCCGGCCGACGCCGGCAAGGTCGCCGCGCTGCTCGACGAACGCATCGCCACGCGCAAGCCCGCCGCCTATCTCACCAAGGAAGCGTGGCTGCAGGGCGTGCCTTTCTACGTGGACGAGCGCGCCATCGTGCCGCGCAGCTTCATCGCGGAGCTGATCGCCGACGGCAGCATCGACTACTGGCTCGGCGAGCACACGCAGCGCGTGCTCGACCTGTGCACCGGCAACGGCAGCCTCGCCATCCTCGCGGCCATGACCTATCCGGACACCACGGTCGATGCCGCCGACCTGTCGGCCGAGGCGCTCGAGGTGGCTGCCATCAACGTCACCCGGCACCAGCTCGATGCACGCATCAGGCTGGTCGAATCCGACGGCCTCGCCAACCTGCCCGGCCCCTACGACCTGGTGCTGTGCAACCCGCCCTACGTGAACAGCGCGAGCATGGCCGCCCTACCCGCCGAATACCGCGCCGAGCCCGAACTGGCGCTGGCCGGCGGCGCCGACGGCATGGACTTCGTGCGCCAGCTGTTTGCCGAGGCGCCTTCGCGCATGAGCGAAGAAGCCGTGCTGGTACTGGAGATCGGCAACGAGCGCGAATACTTCGAAGCCGCCTTCCCGCAGCTTGAAGTCGTGTGGCTGGAAACCTCCGCAGGCGAGGACCAGGTCCTGCTCGTGACCCGAACCGCGCTGCTGGCCGGCGCCGGCGCGCGTTAGCTGCCGCCGCCGCGCCCCTTTTCCGCCGCTTTCCCGCAGCACGGCTGCGGCCTCCTTTTCCGGGTGGTGTCCTCCCCATTTGCCCCTTCGCGCCGGGCCGCCACGGGCCGGGCGGGATAATCGCCCCTACGGTTCCTATTTCATGATTACTCTCAAAAACGTCATTCTTCGCCGCAGCGCCAAGGTCCTGCTCGACGGCGCCACCGTCACCATCAATCCCGGTGAGAAGGTCGGCCTTGTCGGGCGCAATGGCGCCGGCAAGTCGACCCTGTTCGCGCTCTTCAACGGCTCGCTGCACGAAGACGGCGGCGACTTCTACGTGCCCAAGCAATGGCGCATGTCGCAGGTGGCGCAGGACATGCCCGAAACCGAGGAGTCGGCCACCGACTTCGTGGTGGGCGGCGACACCCGGCTGGCCGAGCTGCGCGCCTCGCTGGCGGCCATCGAGGCCGCCTACGAAGCCAACCCCGACGACGCCGACATCGGCATGGAACTGGCCCACGCCTACACCGACCTCGCCGACGCCGGCGAGCACGACGCGGTGCCGCGCGCGCAGGCGCTGGTGCTCGGGCTGGGCTTCAAGTCGCACGAGCTCGACGAGCCCGTCAACAGCTTCTCGGGCGGCTGGCGCATGCGCCTGCAGCTGGCGCGCGCGCTGATGTGCCCGAGCGACCTGCTGCTGCTCGACGAACCCACCAACCACCTGGACCTGGATGCGCTGGTCTGGCTCGAAGCCTGGCTGCAGAAGTACGCCGGCACCATGATCGTCATCAGCCACGACCGCGAGTTCCTCGACGCCGTGACCGACGTCACGCTGCACATCGCCAACGCCCAGCTCACGCGCTACGGCGGCAACTACAGCAAGTTCGAGGACATGCGCGCGCTGCAGATGGAACAGCAGCAGGTGGCCTTCTCCAAGCAGCAGGACAAGATTGCCCACCTGCAGAAGTTCATCGACCGCTTCAAGGCCAAGGCCAGCAAGGCCAAGCAGGCGCAAAGCCGCGTCAAGGCGCTGGAGCGCATGGAAAAGGTCGCGCCGCTCCTGGCCGAGGCCGACTTCACCTTCGAGTTCAAGGAGCCGGGCAACATCCCCAACCCGATGCTCTCGATCAGCAACGCGAGCTTCGGCTACGAGATCGAAGGCGAAGAGCCCAAGACCATCCTGCGCGGCGTCAGCCGCTCGGTGCTCGCGGGCCAGCGCATCGGCATCCTGGGCGCCAACGGCCAGGGCAAGTCGACGCTGGTGAAAACCATTGCGCGCGAAATGGGTGCGCTGGCCGGCCAGGTCACCGAAGGCAAGGGCCTCAACATCGGCTACTTCGCGCAGCAGGAACTCGACGTGCTGCGCCCGCAGGACAACCCGCTCGAGCACATGGTTCGCATGGCGCGCGAACTGGGAAGCGCCGTCAAGGAAAGCACCGGCGAGCAGGCCTTGCGCGGCTTTCTCGGCAGCTTCAACTTCAGCGGCGACATGGTGAAGCAGCCCGTGGGCACCATGAGCGGCGGCGAGAAGGCGCGCCTGGTGCTCGCGATGATGGTCTGGCAGCGGCCCAACCTGCTGCTGCTGGACGAGCCCACCAACCACCTGGACCTGGCCACGCGCGAGGCGCTGGCGGTGGCGCTAAACGAGTTCGAAGGTACGCTGATGCTGGTGAGCCACGACCGCGCGCTGCTGCGCTCGGTGTGCGACGAGTTCTGGCTCGTGGGCCGCGGCGTGGTCGCCGATTTCGACGGCGACCTCGACGACTACCAGCGCTACCTGCTCGACGAAGCCAAGCGGCTGCGCGAGGAAGCCAAGGTGGCCGTGCGCGAAGCCGCCAATACGGCTGCCCCGGCGCCCAGGCAGGACGCCCAGGACCGCCAGCAGCGCAGCGACCAGGCCAAGCCGATCAAGCGCGAGATCGCGCAGATCGACGAACGGCTGGCCGTGGCCGGCACCGAACGCACTGCGCTTGAGGCGCGCCTGGCGCAGCCGTTGCCGCCAGCCGAGATTGCCGAGGCGGGCAAGCGGCTGAAAGCCCTCAACGACGAAATCGGCCGCCTCGAGGAGCGCTGGCTGGCCCTGTCGGACCAGCTCGAGGCGCTCGCGGCCTGACCTTTCTGCGAAGGAGACGCCCTGCATGCCATCTGCCATCGAATTGGCCCGTGGTGACGAAAAGCTGATCGCGGCCATCCACCGCAGCCGCCGCCTGATCGGCCGCAAGGCACTGATGGCCGCGGCCGCCAGCGCCGTGCCCCTGCCCGGCATCGACTGGGCAGCCGATGCGGCCCTGCTCTCGCGCCTGGTGCCGCAGATCAGCGCCGAATTCGGCCTGTCGGTCACCCAGGTCGAAAAGCTGGCGCCGCACCAGCGCGAGCGCATCCAGAAGGCCGCCACGACGGTTGGCGCGCTGCTGGTCGGCAGGCTCGTCACGCGCGACCTGCTGATCAAGCTCGCGCGGCATGCCGGCGTGAAGCTCACGGCCAAGCAGGCCGCCAAGTACGTGCCGATTGCCGGGCAGATCGTCTCCGCCGCGCTCGGCTACGCAGCCTTGCGCGCCTTGGGCGAACAGCACATCAAGGATTGCGTTCGCGTGAGCGCGACGCTTTCTCTACCGCCTCCCGGAGCGCTCGCGACCGCCTGAAGGCGCTTTGATCGAACAGCGCGGTCCCGATCCACCCCGCGGCGATGAGGCCAGCGATCCCCAAGCCGGCCAGGCCGTCGTCCTGCGAACGGAATCCATGGAAAAGAGCCGCGACGGACAGCAGCGCCAACAGCGCGCACAGCGCGCGGTCGAGCCACAGGCCCGGCGGCAGCCGCCTGCGCACAGTTCCTCAGCTCAACAGGTGAATACGGGCTGAGCGCGGCGTGACATCGCAGGCGCGATGGCTTCGCTCTTCGATTGGCTTGTGCTTCGGCCTCACGGCTTTCGGCGCCAGCACCAACTTGCGTGGTTTCATGGCAAATACTCCCTTTCAACTATTCTAGAGTCCAAAGCGAATATTCGCCTGCGCTTAAATCGGCGCCCATGGAGACTATTGCAGCGCGCGCATTGGCAGCGCGCAAATACGCCAGG from Variovorax sp. V93 includes the following:
- the dapD gene encoding 2,3,4,5-tetrahydropyridine-2,6-dicarboxylate N-succinyltransferase, translated to MTQQLQQIIDAAWEDRANISSSAATAEVRDAVEHVISELNNGKLRVATREGVGQWTVHQWIKKAVLLSFRLKDNEQMQAGSLGFYDKVPTKFSHLSANELKESGVRIVPPAVARRGSYIAKGAILMPSYVNIGAYVGEGTMVDTWATVGSCAQIGANVHLSGGVGIGGVLEPLQAGPTIIEDNCFIGARSEVVEGVVIEENSVLGMGVYIGQSTPIFNRDTGETSFGRVPAGSVVISGNLPKKTKSGQDYSTYAAIIVKTVDAQTRSKTSLNDLLRD
- the prmB gene encoding 50S ribosomal protein L3 N(5)-glutamine methyltransferase, with the protein product MSTVIELIEAGAKRLEEAGVAFGHGTANAFDEAAWLVLWRLKLPLDDIDAVADKAVSPADAGKVAALLDERIATRKPAAYLTKEAWLQGVPFYVDERAIVPRSFIAELIADGSIDYWLGEHTQRVLDLCTGNGSLAILAAMTYPDTTVDAADLSAEALEVAAINVTRHQLDARIRLVESDGLANLPGPYDLVLCNPPYVNSASMAALPAEYRAEPELALAGGADGMDFVRQLFAEAPSRMSEEAVLVLEIGNEREYFEAAFPQLEVVWLETSAGEDQVLLVTRTALLAGAGAR
- a CDS encoding PilT/PilU family type 4a pilus ATPase; protein product: MNMMERILRLMAERKASDIYLSAHSPVLIRLNGTCVPINAQVLPAAAPLALLAEVVPEARIQELERTGELNMAVMLEGAGNYRISAMRQRGSYAVVVRHIASTIPSFADLNLPDILKTLIMEKRGLILMVGATGAGKTTTLASMLDYRNEHATGHILTVEEPIEFTYTNKKSLVNQRDVGSDTESLQVALKNALRQAPDVIQIGEIRDRETMTAAIAYAQSGHLCVATLHANNSYRALNRILSFFPVEVRPTLLGDLGSALRAIVSQRLLRTPTGGRVPALEVMLNTALVAELIEKGDFSAVKEAMEQSMAEGSQTFEEDIARLITEERVTREEGLAQADSPTNLMWRLQNRAAPKQKTEDRNLTDQVDEPTFTDITLDVKF
- the dapE gene encoding succinyl-diaminopimelate desuccinylase; amino-acid sequence: MSRTLQLAEQLISRPSVTPDDAGCQQILGERLARLGFTLETIESGPPDFRVTNLWAVRRPAGSAPTKTLVFAGHTDVVPTGPVEQWTSHPFTPTHRGGKLYGRGACDMKTSVAAFVVSIEEFLAATPDPRLTLALLLTSDEEGPGVDGTVVVCNALAARGETIDYCIVGEPTAVERCGDMIKNGRRGTMSGKLTVHGVQGHIAYPHLAKNPVHAVAPALAELVAINAAGGWDAGSAYFQPTSWQISNFHAGTGASNVIPGSAVIDFNFRFSTESTPESLQKRVHAVLDAHGVDCTLAWTIGGLPFLTTPGELVTAVQAAIADETGIATELSTSGGTSDARFIAKICKQVVELGPVNASIHKIDEHIDVAEIETLKNIYKRTLERLEASLAR
- a CDS encoding ABC-F family ATP-binding cassette domain-containing protein, which translates into the protein MITLKNVILRRSAKVLLDGATVTINPGEKVGLVGRNGAGKSTLFALFNGSLHEDGGDFYVPKQWRMSQVAQDMPETEESATDFVVGGDTRLAELRASLAAIEAAYEANPDDADIGMELAHAYTDLADAGEHDAVPRAQALVLGLGFKSHELDEPVNSFSGGWRMRLQLARALMCPSDLLLLDEPTNHLDLDALVWLEAWLQKYAGTMIVISHDREFLDAVTDVTLHIANAQLTRYGGNYSKFEDMRALQMEQQQVAFSKQQDKIAHLQKFIDRFKAKASKAKQAQSRVKALERMEKVAPLLAEADFTFEFKEPGNIPNPMLSISNASFGYEIEGEEPKTILRGVSRSVLAGQRIGILGANGQGKSTLVKTIAREMGALAGQVTEGKGLNIGYFAQQELDVLRPQDNPLEHMVRMARELGSAVKESTGEQALRGFLGSFNFSGDMVKQPVGTMSGGEKARLVLAMMVWQRPNLLLLDEPTNHLDLATREALAVALNEFEGTLMLVSHDRALLRSVCDEFWLVGRGVVADFDGDLDDYQRYLLDEAKRLREEAKVAVREAANTAAPAPRQDAQDRQQRSDQAKPIKREIAQIDERLAVAGTERTALEARLAQPLPPAEIAEAGKRLKALNDEIGRLEERWLALSDQLEALAA